From a single Ascaphus truei isolate aAscTru1 chromosome 2, aAscTru1.hap1, whole genome shotgun sequence genomic region:
- the LOC142487274 gene encoding thread biopolymer filament subunit gamma-like produces MSVSSSSSRSWVASSSQKSGYSLGLGAGSAGGLSAGLSRLSVGGGGYGMGGGGYGMGGGGYGMGGGGYGMGGGGYGMGGGGYAAGGGGGYGGGSGGYAFGSGGFGFGGGAAGLGLGGGIGAGYSSAAFSLGRSLTAGGLSSALGGSIPRVMPQLPSRASEKQTLAGLNERFYSYVEKVKQLQLENQTLHTQLNLLTGGTTVGSSLDPSTPVNYETQLTDLRSTVETLTLENIRHEIELDNIRGAAEELKTKFELELGVKYQLETDISAMKRDIEIAAELRTTLEQRFTAALDDLEFLKKTHEEELSSLQSKLGTSADTSVSLIEVDAMKSFDLTSALNKLRVEYEKSVQQHKEDAETYFRAKIEEINSETAKTSEVVSAVKTEITTAKKDLQSLNTELQSLLSVVGILESIVYLIILSACTFPESFAPVYIYFLNKTT; encoded by the exons ATGTCAGTCTCAAGTTCTAGCTCTCGTAGCTGGGTAGCTTCTTCTTCCCAGAAGTCTGGCTACTCTCTTGGGCTTGGGGCAGGTTCTGCTGGTGGCCTTTCTGCTGGTCTATCCCGTttaagtgtgggaggggggggatatggtatgggaggagggggatatggtatgggaggagggggatatGGTATGGGAGGTGGGGGATATGGTATGGGAGGTGGGGGATATGGTATGGGAGGGGGAGGATATGctgctggaggaggaggaggatatgGTGGGGGCAGCGGAGGTTATGCTTTTGGAAGTGGAGGATTTGGTTTTGGTGGAGGAGCAGCTGGTCTTGGCTTGGGGGGTGGCATAGGGGCAGGATATAGTAGTGCAGCATTTTCTTTGGGGCGCTCTCTGACTGCTGGTGGCCTAAGCTCAGCACTGGGAGGGTCTATTCCTCGGGTAATGCCCCAGTTGCCTTCTAGAGCTTCTGAAAAGCAAACTCTAGCAGGACTAAATGAGCGCTTCTACTCCTATGTGGAGAAAGTAAAGCAACTGCAGCTGGAAAACCAGACACTCCATACACAGCTGAACCTCTTGACAGGGGGCACCACGGTTGGTTCTTCATTAGACCCTTCTACCCCAGTAAATTATGAGACACAGCTTACTGATTTGAGAAGCACGGTTGAGACTCTAACCTTGGAAAATATCCGACATGAGATTGAACTGGACAACATCAGGGGAGCAGCAGAAGAACTGAAGACAAA ATTTGAGTTAGAATTGGGAGTAAAATATCAACTGGAAACAGATATTTCAGCAATGAAAAGG GACATTGAAATTGCTGCTGAATTGCGTACCACATTGGAACAAAGATTTACTGCTGCTCTGGATGATCTTGAATTCCTCAAGAAGACACATGAAGAG GAACTAAGCTCTCTACAAAGTAAGCTGGGCACTTCTGCTGATACTTCTGTCTCTCTCATCGAAGTGGATGCCATGAAATCATTTGACCTCACCTCTGCATTGAACAAACTGAGAGTCGAATACGAAAAATCTGTACAACAACACAAAGAAGATGCAGAGACCTACTTCAGAGCTAAG ATCGAAGAGATAAACAGTGAAACAGCAAAGACCTCAGAAGTCGTTTCCGCAGTCAAAACAGAAATCACTACTGCAAAGAAAGATCTACAATCATTAAACACTGAACTACAGTCCCTTCTTTCAGTGGTGGGTATTTTAGAATCAATTGTATATTTAATTATCTTATCTGCATGTACGTTCCCTGAATCCTTTGCACCTGTCTATATCTATTTTCTGAATAAGACTACATAG